The proteins below are encoded in one region of Aequorivita iocasae:
- a CDS encoding tetratricopeptide repeat-containing hybrid sensor histidine kinase/response regulator: MLNYIRLTILLIWAVGFSQEGQDTISTKNDTAFTALKDSLKTMQDRTDYLLFEGKYDSVILNSIDNIKFAELIGDMGAAYYSRYVMGAAFIYLKDFKNAHEYGEDYLNFSEKSKDELKIARAYNFMGALYLAEKKYDSALSFFQKALPLSQKRNDTLDVAMVYYNLSESYLNQGDKKKAYGFFNKAKEGIEALKFKGLTTEMNLLQGKLNLSSNKTGDAIENFKEAIVFAEKGNYIDDVLTEVYKEYSEALFKAGDYKEAFLARKKFDSLTAIQFKKEKVMAIQNAAAQFSVNEYKKQARQAELEKKLISEKILFNNILLIFFIGAVILMGLFLIILYISHRGRKKLTLTLKEKNQQYLKAKEKSEKLALAKSKFFSTVSHELRTPLYGVIGLSSVLLEDESLKNHQADLKNLKFSADYLLALINDVLQISKLESNTLEEIKAPFNLRELAQSIVSSFQYALVQNKNKLHVDISENIPNTLVGDRVRLSQILMNLVGNAIKFTTNGDIYISAQEESISENEVTIHFSIKDNGIGIPKEKQRAIFEEFQQVDSEDFKIQGTGLGLTIVKKLLEASGSAINLKSEPGAGSTFSFTLSFQILKHLLQDKILDDNSILNGKKILIVDDNRINQIVTKKILENNGMLGAVAESGDIAIKKLQQETFDLVLMDINMPGKDGIETTKEVRMFNKIIPIVALTAIEVEEMRNRILASGMNDIIVKPYDTDKFLKIILHNLNDDEEDLFHYHKKTAIEQ; the protein is encoded by the coding sequence ATGTTGAACTATATACGCCTTACTATTCTTTTAATCTGGGCTGTAGGATTTTCGCAAGAAGGCCAAGATACAATTTCAACTAAAAATGATACCGCCTTCACAGCTCTTAAGGATTCCCTCAAGACCATGCAGGACCGAACGGACTACCTTCTTTTTGAAGGAAAATATGATTCAGTAATCTTAAATTCCATTGACAATATAAAATTCGCTGAACTCATAGGCGATATGGGTGCTGCGTATTATTCAAGGTATGTTATGGGTGCAGCTTTTATTTACTTGAAAGATTTCAAGAATGCCCACGAGTATGGTGAAGATTATTTAAATTTCTCAGAAAAATCAAAAGACGAATTAAAAATTGCCCGTGCCTATAATTTTATGGGGGCGCTTTACCTAGCCGAAAAAAAATATGACTCTGCACTCTCTTTTTTTCAAAAGGCACTTCCGCTTTCACAAAAAAGAAATGACACCTTAGATGTCGCTATGGTGTATTACAACCTATCGGAATCTTACCTAAACCAAGGCGACAAAAAAAAGGCGTACGGCTTTTTTAATAAGGCTAAAGAAGGGATAGAAGCTTTAAAATTTAAGGGCCTAACAACCGAAATGAACCTGTTGCAGGGAAAGCTTAACCTTTCCTCAAACAAAACTGGGGATGCTATTGAAAATTTTAAAGAGGCAATTGTTTTCGCGGAAAAGGGCAACTATATTGATGATGTTTTAACCGAAGTTTATAAAGAATATAGTGAGGCTCTTTTTAAAGCGGGTGATTATAAGGAAGCTTTTTTAGCGCGAAAAAAATTCGACAGCCTTACCGCAATTCAGTTTAAGAAAGAAAAAGTAATGGCCATTCAGAACGCGGCAGCACAGTTTAGCGTAAATGAATACAAAAAGCAGGCACGGCAAGCCGAATTAGAAAAAAAATTGATTTCAGAAAAAATATTGTTCAACAATATTCTACTTATATTTTTTATAGGCGCTGTCATCTTGATGGGGCTATTTTTGATAATTCTATACATATCGCACCGAGGAAGAAAAAAACTCACTCTTACTTTAAAAGAGAAAAACCAACAATATTTAAAAGCTAAAGAAAAATCAGAAAAATTGGCCTTGGCGAAAAGCAAGTTTTTTTCAACTGTTAGTCATGAATTGCGCACACCCCTTTATGGTGTTATTGGCCTAAGCTCTGTACTTTTGGAAGACGAGTCGCTAAAAAATCATCAAGCAGATTTAAAAAATTTAAAATTTTCGGCAGATTACCTTTTGGCTCTTATTAATGATGTGCTTCAAATAAGCAAATTAGAATCCAATACGCTTGAGGAAATAAAAGCACCATTTAATTTAAGGGAATTGGCCCAGTCCATAGTTTCCTCATTTCAATATGCCCTGGTCCAAAATAAAAACAAGTTACATGTAGATATTTCAGAAAATATTCCCAACACTCTGGTGGGCGACCGCGTTCGCCTTTCTCAAATATTGATGAATTTAGTAGGCAACGCTATTAAATTCACCACAAATGGTGATATTTATATTTCAGCCCAAGAAGAATCAATTTCTGAAAATGAAGTGACTATACATTTCAGTATTAAGGATAACGGCATTGGCATTCCAAAGGAAAAACAGAGAGCCATTTTTGAGGAGTTCCAGCAAGTAGATTCCGAAGATTTTAAAATACAAGGAACAGGGCTTGGACTTACCATTGTAAAAAAATTACTAGAGGCATCAGGTTCTGCTATTAATCTTAAAAGTGAACCCGGAGCGGGATCAACCTTTAGCTTTACGTTAAGTTTCCAAATTTTGAAACATTTGCTTCAAGACAAAATCCTGGACGACAATAGCATATTAAACGGAAAGAAGATATTGATAGTAGATGACAATCGCATCAATCAGATAGTTACCAAGAAAATACTTGAAAATAACGGAATGCTCGGCGCTGTCGCTGAAAGTGGCGATATTGCCATAAAAAAATTACAGCAAGAAACCTTTGATCTCGTTCTGATGGACATCAATATGCCGGGCAAAGATGGAATTGAGACAACCAAAGAGGTAAGAATGTTCAATAAAATTATTCCTATTGTGGCGTTGACGGCCATTGAAGTGGAAGAAATGAGAAACAGAATTTTAGCTTCCGGAATGAATGATATTATTGTAAAACCGTATGATACCGATAAGTTTTTAAAAATAATTCTTCACAATCTAAATGATGACGAAGAGGATTTGTTTCATTACCACAAAAAAACCGCAATTGAGCAATAA
- a CDS encoding succinate dehydrogenase/fumarate reductase iron-sulfur subunit — MKLTLKIWRQKNATTKGELKTYPIDGVEGDMSFLEMLDVLNEGLINKGEEPVVFDHDCREGICGSCSLQINGEPHGPDRLVTTCQLHMRMFKDGDTIVIEPFRAKAFPVIKDLVVDRSAFDRIQQAGGYISVNTSGNTIDANTIPVNKHDADESFNAATCIGCGACVAACKNASAMLFTSAKVSQFALLPQGRIEATERVLNMVAQMDKEGFGNCSNTGACEIECPKGISLENIARMNREYLSASLKG, encoded by the coding sequence ATGAAACTTACACTAAAAATCTGGCGTCAAAAAAACGCAACCACAAAAGGAGAGCTAAAAACATATCCTATTGACGGAGTAGAGGGTGACATGTCTTTTCTGGAAATGCTCGACGTTCTCAACGAAGGTTTAATAAACAAAGGCGAAGAGCCCGTAGTTTTTGATCACGATTGTCGCGAAGGGATCTGTGGAAGCTGTTCACTGCAAATAAACGGTGAACCCCACGGACCTGATAGATTGGTTACAACTTGCCAGTTGCATATGCGTATGTTCAAGGATGGTGACACTATTGTGATAGAACCGTTCCGTGCAAAGGCTTTTCCAGTTATAAAGGATTTGGTAGTAGATAGAAGTGCTTTCGATAGAATTCAGCAAGCTGGCGGGTATATTTCCGTAAATACTTCGGGTAATACTATTGACGCCAACACCATTCCAGTAAACAAGCATGATGCCGATGAGTCTTTTAACGCAGCCACTTGTATTGGATGCGGTGCCTGTGTGGCGGCCTGTAAGAACGCTAGTGCGATGCTCTTCACCTCTGCAAAGGTGAGCCAGTTTGCATTACTTCCGCAGGGCAGAATTGAAGCTACCGAACGTGTGCTTAATATGGTTGCGCAAATGGACAAAGAAGGCTTCGGAAACTGTAGCAATACTGGTGCTTGCGAAATTGAGTGTCCAAAAGGGATTTCCCTTGAAAACATTGCCCGTATGAACCGTGAATATTTAAGCGCGAGTTTGAAGGGATAA
- a CDS encoding four helix bundle protein: MNSIKSYKELIVWQKAILLVKEIYLFTGSFPEEEKYGLISQMRRSTISVPSNIAEGWGRMSKKNYIQFLRTAGGSLFELETQIIISAELNFNKNTENIESLIVEISKMLNALIKSLNDRE, from the coding sequence GTGAATTCAATAAAATCATATAAGGAATTGATTGTTTGGCAAAAAGCAATCTTACTTGTAAAAGAAATTTATTTGTTTACTGGCTCTTTTCCAGAAGAAGAAAAGTATGGTTTGATTTCCCAAATGAGACGATCAACGATTTCAGTTCCATCAAATATAGCTGAAGGATGGGGAAGAATGTCGAAGAAAAATTACATTCAATTTCTTAGAACTGCAGGAGGTTCTTTGTTTGAATTGGAAACACAAATAATTATTTCAGCAGAGCTGAATTTTAATAAGAATACTGAAAATATTGAAAGTTTAATAGTTGAAATTAGCAAAATGCTGAATGCACTGATCAAAAGCTTGAATGATAGAGAATAA
- a CDS encoding fumarate reductase/succinate dehydrogenase flavoprotein subunit: protein MSKLDSKIPKGPLADKWTKHKNDINLVNPANKRNIDVIMVGTGLAGGSAAATLAELGYNVKTFCYQDSPRRAHSIAAQGGINAAKNYQGDGDSNYRLFYDTIKGGDYRSREANVYRLAEVSANIIDQCVAQGVPFAREYGGYLDNRSFGGVLVSRTFYAKGQTGQQLLLGAYSAMNRQINRGKITPYNRHEMLDLVIVDGKARGIIARNLVTGEIERHSAHAVVIASGGYGNVFFLSTNAMGSNVTASWKIHKRGAYFANPCYTQIHPTCIPVSGDHQSKLTLMSESLRNDGRIWVPKKKEDAEAIRQGKKKPNDLSAEERDYYLERRYPSFGNLVPRDVASRAAKERCDAGFGVNKTGQAVYLDFASAIERYGKEQAAIHGNHNPSKEEVTKLGKKVIENKYGNLFQMYEKIVDQNPYETPMMIYPAVHYTMGGVWVDYNLQSTIPGCYVTGEANFSDHGANRLGASALMQGLADGYFVLPYTIGDYLSKDIKTGKIPTDTKEFDEAENKVRELLEKLVNNKGTHSVDHFHKKLGHIMWDKCGMARNAEDLKSAMAEIRALREEFWRDVKVPGGLNEMNAELEKATRVADFLELGELFAKDALHRNESCGGHFREEYQTEEGEALRDDENFMYVAAWEYTGDPGNEVLHKEELEYENIEVKSRSYK from the coding sequence ATGTCGAAATTAGATTCCAAAATACCCAAAGGACCCTTAGCCGATAAGTGGACAAAACATAAAAACGATATAAACCTGGTAAACCCTGCCAACAAACGTAATATTGACGTCATTATGGTGGGAACTGGTCTTGCCGGGGGAAGCGCCGCAGCAACCCTTGCAGAATTGGGTTATAACGTAAAAACCTTTTGCTATCAAGATTCTCCGCGCCGTGCACATTCCATTGCAGCACAGGGAGGTATCAACGCAGCCAAAAACTACCAAGGCGATGGCGATTCAAATTACAGATTGTTTTACGATACTATAAAAGGGGGCGATTACCGTTCACGTGAAGCAAACGTGTACCGCCTGGCTGAGGTTTCGGCAAATATTATTGACCAATGTGTGGCTCAGGGCGTTCCCTTTGCGCGTGAATATGGTGGATACTTGGACAACCGTTCCTTTGGAGGGGTGTTGGTTTCGCGTACTTTTTATGCGAAAGGACAAACAGGACAACAATTGCTTTTAGGCGCGTATTCCGCAATGAACCGCCAGATAAACCGTGGCAAAATCACACCGTACAACCGTCACGAAATGCTTGATTTGGTGATTGTGGATGGGAAAGCCAGAGGAATAATTGCCCGCAATCTGGTAACGGGAGAAATTGAAAGACATTCCGCCCACGCCGTGGTTATTGCTTCGGGAGGTTACGGAAATGTTTTCTTCCTATCTACAAATGCTATGGGAAGTAACGTTACCGCTTCGTGGAAAATACACAAAAGAGGTGCTTATTTCGCAAATCCATGCTATACACAAATTCATCCCACCTGTATTCCTGTTTCTGGCGATCATCAAAGTAAACTGACTTTGATGTCTGAATCCCTTCGAAATGATGGAAGAATTTGGGTTCCGAAGAAGAAGGAAGATGCTGAAGCTATTCGCCAAGGCAAGAAAAAGCCGAATGATCTTTCAGCCGAAGAACGCGATTATTACTTGGAAAGAAGATACCCATCCTTTGGAAACCTGGTGCCACGTGATGTTGCTTCACGTGCTGCAAAAGAGCGTTGCGACGCAGGTTTTGGAGTAAATAAAACAGGACAGGCTGTATATCTTGACTTTGCCTCTGCCATTGAGCGCTACGGAAAAGAGCAGGCTGCAATCCACGGAAACCATAATCCTAGCAAGGAAGAAGTTACAAAACTTGGAAAAAAGGTTATCGAAAATAAATATGGAAACCTTTTCCAAATGTATGAGAAAATCGTTGATCAAAATCCATACGAAACCCCGATGATGATCTATCCTGCGGTGCATTACACTATGGGCGGCGTTTGGGTAGATTACAACTTGCAGTCCACCATTCCGGGTTGCTACGTAACTGGGGAAGCCAACTTTAGTGACCACGGGGCAAACCGTTTGGGAGCATCGGCATTGATGCAAGGTTTGGCAGATGGTTATTTTGTATTGCCATATACTATTGGCGATTACCTTTCAAAAGATATCAAAACAGGAAAAATCCCAACAGATACAAAAGAATTTGACGAAGCCGAGAACAAGGTCCGCGAGCTTTTGGAGAAGTTGGTAAACAATAAAGGAACACATTCTGTAGATCATTTTCATAAGAAATTAGGCCATATTATGTGGGACAAATGTGGAATGGCACGTAATGCTGAAGACTTAAAATCTGCGATGGCAGAAATTAGAGCACTTCGCGAAGAATTCTGGAGAGATGTAAAGGTTCCCGGTGGATTGAACGAAATGAATGCCGAGCTAGAAAAAGCTACCCGCGTGGCAGATTTCTTGGAGTTAGGTGAACTTTTTGCAAAAGATGCGCTTCATAGAAATGAAAGCTGTGGCGGTCACTTCCGGGAAGAATATCAAACTGAAGAAGGAGAAGCGCTGCGTGACGATGAAAACTTTATGTACGTTGCCGCTTGGGAATATACAGGAGATCCAGGAAATGAAGTGCTTCACAAAGAGGAATTGGAATACGAGAATATTGAAGTTAAATCGCGTTCCTATAAGTAG
- a CDS encoding succinate dehydrogenase cytochrome b subunit: MAILSSSIARKVAMALSGLFLVFFLAQHFTINVTSVIDPDTFNSWSHFMGHNILVQFVLQPVLIFGVVFHFIMGIILEIRNNNARQISYKSFKGNRNSTWASRNMIISGAVILAFLGLHFYDFWFPEIVYKYVEGNTLDATRYYPELVHKFESPVRTGLYCLAFVLLALHLWHGFSSSFQSMGWSNKYSRGLRAFTQFYAIFIPLGFIFIALYLHFNQLH; the protein is encoded by the coding sequence ATGGCAATATTATCCTCTTCAATTGCACGTAAAGTTGCTATGGCGCTTTCCGGCTTGTTTCTTGTCTTCTTTTTGGCACAACACTTCACCATCAATGTCACTTCGGTCATAGACCCAGATACCTTTAATAGTTGGTCCCATTTTATGGGGCACAATATTTTGGTGCAGTTTGTCCTACAGCCCGTCTTGATTTTTGGGGTAGTTTTCCATTTTATTATGGGTATTATACTCGAAATAAGAAACAACAATGCGCGACAGATCAGTTACAAATCCTTTAAGGGAAACAGAAACTCTACTTGGGCCTCGCGCAATATGATTATCAGCGGCGCTGTTATTTTGGCGTTTTTGGGGCTTCATTTTTACGATTTTTGGTTTCCGGAAATAGTGTATAAATACGTTGAAGGCAACACGCTGGACGCCACGCGTTATTATCCAGAATTGGTGCACAAGTTTGAAAGCCCGGTACGTACTGGCTTGTATTGTTTGGCTTTTGTATTGTTAGCGCTTCACCTTTGGCATGGCTTTTCTTCGTCTTTCCAAAGTATGGGCTGGAGCAATAAATATTCAAGAGGATTAAGAGCATTCACACAGTTTTACGCAATATTTATTCCCTTAGGCTTTATTTTCATTGCCCTTTACCTTCATTTTAATCAACTCCACTAA
- a CDS encoding VPS10 domain-containing protein — MNKLFLSALCLATAVAFSQQPATPATAVQTGLKQKTEFAQASPVKNLPFKSIGPTIMSGRVVDFAVNPNNHIEFYVGYASGGLWYTNNNGTSFTPVMDSSPTQNVGCVAVDWQNGTIWVGTGEVNASRSSYAGIGLLKSDDKGKTWQNMGLTDSHHISSILINPTNPNEVIVGAVGHLYSTNDERGVFKTTDGGKTWNKTLFRNDETGIIEISANPKNFNTMYATAWDKDRKAWNFDGSGEGSGVYKSTDAGSTWTKVSTENSGLPAGKGMGRMGTAVVDDNTVYLIVDNQFHRKEEPKKEETDILTKDDFKTMDVAAFLALDDKKLNQFLKMNGFQEKYRAENVKQMIRVGTVKPEDLAKYLEDANSQLFDTPVIGAEVYKSTDGGITWNKTHEGFLDDLYYSYGYYFGKIHVDPSDANKIYVYGVPILKSADGGKNFTSISADNVHADHHALWINPKMSGHLIDGNDGGVNISYDDGKTWIKNNAPAVGQFYSVNVDHEKNYNVYGGLQDNGVWVGPHDYEANPGWMQDGKYPYEFLMGGDGMHVQIDNRNSDIVYTGFQFGNYYRLNRKGGEPVYIQPKHELGDSPYRFNWQTPILLSPHNQDILYLGGNKLMRSMNQGDDWTAISEDLTQGGKSGNVAYGTLTSLSESPFQFGLLYTGSDDGLVYVSKDAGGSWTKISDTFPKDLWVSRVIASSHKKERVYVTLNGYRWDDFKPYVYVSENYGTTWKDISSNLPTSSVNVIKEDPVNENLLYLGTDNGAYVSFNRGESWEVFSKELPNVAVHDLVIQPEAKHLVLGTHGRSLYTADIALLQKLNETNKNEVVVAEMEPVNFSPRWGSKFSTWGEVYEPEVKIQFYSPQDGKASITIKTEEGKELHTIFMDATKGVNVLNYDLSISEKASKALDKTDNKLKKAENDTFYLPKGKYKIAIAMGSNAATQLLEIK; from the coding sequence ATGAATAAACTTTTCCTTTCGGCGCTTTGCCTTGCTACCGCAGTAGCCTTTTCACAACAACCCGCCACTCCCGCAACCGCCGTACAAACAGGGCTGAAACAAAAAACTGAATTTGCGCAGGCCTCTCCAGTAAAAAATCTACCCTTTAAAAGCATAGGCCCCACTATTATGAGTGGCCGCGTGGTAGATTTTGCCGTAAACCCAAACAATCACATAGAGTTTTACGTGGGCTACGCCAGTGGTGGGCTTTGGTACACTAACAATAACGGCACTTCCTTCACACCAGTAATGGACAGCAGCCCCACCCAAAATGTAGGCTGTGTTGCGGTAGATTGGCAAAACGGAACCATCTGGGTTGGCACGGGTGAGGTGAATGCTTCCCGTTCCTCGTATGCTGGAATTGGTTTGCTGAAAAGCGACGACAAAGGCAAAACCTGGCAAAATATGGGGCTTACCGATAGCCACCACATAAGCAGTATTCTTATAAATCCAACAAATCCAAACGAAGTGATTGTGGGCGCGGTGGGGCATTTGTATTCCACAAATGACGAACGCGGCGTTTTCAAAACCACCGATGGTGGGAAAACCTGGAACAAAACCCTTTTTAGAAATGATGAAACGGGTATAATTGAAATTTCAGCCAATCCCAAAAATTTCAATACGATGTATGCCACGGCGTGGGATAAGGACCGAAAGGCGTGGAATTTTGACGGCAGCGGCGAGGGCAGCGGCGTTTACAAAAGCACCGATGCGGGAAGCACCTGGACCAAGGTTTCCACAGAAAATAGCGGTTTGCCAGCAGGAAAAGGCATGGGCCGTATGGGCACTGCCGTGGTGGATGACAATACGGTATATTTAATTGTTGACAACCAATTTCACCGAAAGGAAGAACCCAAAAAAGAGGAAACGGATATCCTTACCAAAGACGATTTTAAAACAATGGACGTGGCTGCCTTTCTGGCCTTGGATGATAAAAAGCTGAACCAATTTTTAAAAATGAACGGTTTTCAGGAAAAATATCGCGCCGAAAACGTAAAGCAAATGATTCGTGTAGGCACTGTAAAACCTGAAGATTTGGCAAAATATCTGGAAGATGCCAACAGCCAGTTGTTTGATACGCCGGTAATAGGCGCTGAGGTTTATAAAAGTACCGATGGCGGCATAACGTGGAATAAAACCCACGAAGGCTTTTTGGACGATCTGTATTATTCTTACGGCTACTACTTCGGAAAAATTCACGTGGACCCCAGCGATGCCAATAAAATATATGTGTACGGCGTACCCATACTAAAATCTGCCGATGGCGGAAAAAACTTCACAAGCATCAGTGCAGATAACGTACACGCAGACCACCACGCGCTGTGGATAAACCCTAAGATGTCCGGCCATTTGATTGACGGTAACGACGGTGGCGTAAACATAAGTTATGACGATGGCAAAACCTGGATAAAGAACAACGCCCCAGCAGTGGGCCAATTCTATTCCGTAAATGTAGATCACGAAAAAAACTATAATGTGTACGGCGGGTTGCAGGACAATGGCGTTTGGGTAGGGCCACACGATTATGAAGCAAATCCAGGCTGGATGCAGGACGGCAAATACCCGTATGAGTTCCTCATGGGTGGCGATGGCATGCACGTGCAGATTGACAATAGAAATAGCGATATTGTTTATACAGGATTTCAGTTTGGCAATTATTATAGGCTGAATAGAAAAGGAGGAGAGCCAGTTTATATTCAACCAAAACACGAACTGGGCGACAGTCCGTACCGTTTCAACTGGCAAACACCTATTCTGTTGAGTCCCCACAATCAAGACATTCTTTATTTGGGCGGAAATAAATTAATGCGAAGCATGAACCAGGGCGATGATTGGACGGCCATTTCGGAAGATTTAACGCAAGGCGGAAAATCCGGAAACGTAGCCTACGGAACCCTGACCAGCCTGAGCGAATCGCCCTTCCAATTTGGCTTGCTCTACACCGGTAGCGATGATGGTTTGGTGTACGTTTCAAAAGATGCGGGCGGTAGTTGGACGAAAATTTCGGACACCTTTCCAAAGGATCTTTGGGTGAGCCGCGTGATTGCTTCTTCACATAAAAAAGAAAGGGTGTATGTTACACTGAACGGCTATCGTTGGGATGATTTTAAACCCTATGTGTATGTGAGTGAAAACTATGGAACTACTTGGAAAGACATCAGCAGCAATTTGCCAACATCTTCCGTTAATGTCATAAAGGAAGATCCCGTAAATGAAAACCTATTGTATTTGGGAACCGATAACGGCGCGTATGTTTCCTTTAATCGCGGTGAAAGTTGGGAAGTATTTTCAAAAGAACTTCCAAATGTTGCGGTGCACGATTTGGTAATTCAGCCAGAAGCAAAACATTTGGTTTTGGGAACACACGGGCGTTCGCTTTATACTGCCGATATTGCATTGCTTCAAAAGTTGAATGAAACCAATAAAAATGAGGTGGTGGTTGCGGAAATGGAACCCGTAAACTTTTCACCGCGCTGGGGAAGCAAATTCAGTACTTGGGGCGAAGTTTATGAACCGGAAGTCAAGATTCAGTTTTACAGTCCGCAAGACGGAAAGGCATCCATCACCATCAAAACAGAAGAAGGGAAAGAATTGCACACTATTTTTATGGATGCAACCAAAGGCGTGAATGTGTTAAACTATGACCTTTCTATTTCTGAAAAAGCAAGTAAAGCTTTAGATAAAACCGATAACAAATTGAAAAAGGCCGAAAACGATACCTTTTATCTCCCCAAGGGAAAATACAAGATCGCAATAGCCATGGGAAGCAATGCTGCAACGCAGCTTCTCGAAATAAAATAG